GACGGCCTGCCGCTGCTTCCCCGCTTCTGTGACCGGCTCGTAAGGCTCGCCGGTGCGCTCGGCTTTCGCCTTCGCCTGCCGCTCGATCTGGTATTGCTCCCGCGTCAGTTCCGGCACCGGCTCCTGCCCGCGTTCCTTCATCGACCGATGATCGACGCGCTCGGTGATGCCTGCCCGCTCAAGCGCTCGATTCTGCAACTCGGCCCACCGCTCGCGCCAGCGATCGACCTCACCGCTCTGCCGCTGGTCCAGTTCGCGGGTCTTCTCCCCTAGCCCCTCGGGGCCAAGGCGGCGCGTGGTTGTCAGCAGGTGCGCGTGATGGTTCCGCTGGTCGCCTTCGCGGCCCGGGGCGTGGATCGCCACATCGACCGCGACCCCATGCCGTTCGCTGATCTCGCGGGCGAACGCCATGGCGAGCTCGCGGCGCTCTTGTGCCGGCAGCTCGGCAGGCAGCGCGATCTCGTATTCGCGGGCCACGGTCGAGTTCTTCCGCGTCTCGGCCTGCTCGGCTGCGTTCCAGAGGGCCGCCCGGTCGGCGGCCCACTCTGGCGCGCCGTTCGGCAGGACGATTTCGCGGTGCTCGACCCCGCTCTTGCGGCTGTAATCGTGGACGAGGCCGGTCCGCTCGTCCGCGATTTCGACAGCCGCACGGTAAGCCGCCGCCGCGGTCGCGCTGCGACCGGCGGACCGGCTGACCGTCTTCACGGAGAGGTGATAGCTTGCCAGCGTGCGTCTCCGTCACTTGCCATGCGGCAGCATGGCGCAGGCGATAGCCTGCTGGGGTTGAGGGGTATCCCCTCACCCACGCAAACGCAAGTTTGCATAAGTGGGCACTTCCCTCACTTTCGTTCGGTCGTGTTTGGCGCTAGGCTCCCTCCAAAAGCGAAGGACTGCCATGCCCGCCCCATCACCTGACAGCATCGAAAAAGCCCGCAAGAAAGTCGCGCAGGCCAAGGCACGATTGCAGGCTCTCGAAGCCCGAGCCTCTACCGAACGCCGCAAGCTCGAAGCCCGCCGCAAGATCATCCTCGGCGCGCTCGTCCTCGATGCCGCCAGATCCGGCAACTGGCCCGCCAGCTTCGATGACCTGTTCGCCCGCATCTCGCGTGACGTAGATCGCAAAGCCTTCGAGGGGTGGAGCCTGACCGATGACTGACTTCGATCCCGCCGAGTTCGATGATCCGCCCTCGGTCGATCCCGGCCAAGATTACCGCCTGCTGCTCGATGCCATGCGCCGCGCTGGGGCCGATGGGGTCAAAGCCGAGATGGCCAGCGTCCAGAACACTATCGCCGCCCTGGCGAATGCCTCTGACCTGCTCCACCAACGCGCCCGCGCCGCCTATGACCAGTCGGTGCGCCTCGAACAGATCGGAGAGCGCAAGCTCCTCATGGTCTGGCTCGCTGCTGCCTCCTTCGTCCTCGTCGGCAGCTTCGGCTACTGGTTCGCCAAGTCTCCCAAGGTCGAACGCGAGCTTTATGGCTGCACGGCGGCATGGGATCAGAAAACTCAGACCTGCAAAGGCGAGTGGGTCCGTCTTCAAGCCTCCTAGGGCCGCTCTGGGCGCTTCTGGTGGCCGTCAGGCCACGCTGAGCCTGATTGGGTGCTCTGAGCCATCCTGAGGCGTTCTGGTGGCTCTGAGGCGCTTCCTCGCCCCTCTCACCCCCCCCGCCAAGCCAATAGCTCTCCCTCGCGGCTCTGAATGACGCTGAAGGGATGAACCGACCTCGAACCCGCGACCCTCAGGCGTGTCCATTTTTGCCCTCAGGCGTGTCCATTTTTGGCCCTCTTCCCCCCCTCAAAATCACCAAAAAGCGCGCAGCGCCCTTCTTGTTCATATAGTTCTTATAGTTCAGGCGAAAAATGGCCTGCAATCTCAATGGCTTGCAGCGCTATCGGCAACATATGGGGACTGAAAAGTAACAAATGGGGACTGAAAGGCAACATATGGGGGCTTATCTGCTCATTGACGGGCAACATTTAATTGCCCAACCATGTTGCCATGAGCAAAACCACGCAAGTTGCGGCTGACCGCGCCTTTGACGAGACCAAGACGGTCCTGCCCGCAGAGGTGGCGCGGGGGGTCTACATCGAGAACCCGCCGGGAGCCGAAGCCCTCAAGCTGATGCAC
This sequence is a window from Sphingobium yanoikuyae. Protein-coding genes within it:
- the mobQ gene encoding MobQ family relaxase — protein: MKTVSRSAGRSATAAAAYRAAVEIADERTGLVHDYSRKSGVEHREIVLPNGAPEWAADRAALWNAAEQAETRKNSTVAREYEIALPAELPAQERRELAMAFAREISERHGVAVDVAIHAPGREGDQRNHHAHLLTTTRRLGPEGLGEKTRELDQRQSGEVDRWRERWAELQNRALERAGITERVDHRSMKERGQEPVPELTREQYQIERQAKAKAERTGEPYEPVTEAGKQRQAVEERRGLTAYIERGQEWLKNASQKVAQLGKTMAEAMTKTLARDMAEKAQREREERERREREEKEREREWKRERWRDRDRGMER